A single Brassica rapa cultivar Chiifu-401-42 chromosome A04, CAAS_Brap_v3.01, whole genome shotgun sequence DNA region contains:
- the LOC103864499 gene encoding lysozyme D-like, which translates to MARLHGMVLLSLLVLSGLLIITESRVARKDLGIGVGLGVGLGIGLGGGSGSGAGAGAGSGSRSSSSSSSSSSSSSNSGSSGGSAGSSAGSFAGSRAGSGSGN; encoded by the coding sequence atggccAGGCTCCATGGTATGGTTCTTCTCAGTTTATTGGTTCTTTCCGGTTTACTTATAATAACCGAGAGTCGGGTTGCAAGAAAGGACTTGGGGATAGGTGTTGGACTGGGTGTTGGGTTGGGAATTGGTCTTGGTGGTGGCTCGGGATCTGGTGCTGGTGCTGGGGCTGGTTCAGGCTCACGGTCTAGTTCATCATCTAGCTCAAGCTCATCTTCGAGTTCAAATTCTGGTAGTTCAGGTGGCTCGGCTGGATCGTCTGCTGGTTCTTTTGCCGGATCCAGGGCTGGATCAGGATCTGGTAACTAA